The window CCTCGCTGGGGATCCCGGTGGAAAGCATTGCGCTGCTCTTCGCCGTCGACGTCATCCCCGATACATTTGCGACGACCCTCAACGTGACAGCGGATATGGCGAGTGTGGCGATTGTGGCGGAGGGGCCGGGGGCCGAACCCCACGGACGAGGCACGGGCGGTACGAGCAGCACGGGCAGTACGAGGGGCACGTGAAGCACGCGACCGGAGTACTCCACGCCATCGTGCTCGGCCTCCTCGTCGGAGGATGCACCCCCGACGTTTCGGAGCGCACGGCCGTCGTCGCGCGGGTCGCCGACCTGGTGAAGAACACGAACCCGGAAGGGATAGACACCCTCGAGGTCGTCACCATCGGCGGTACACGCCAGGCCATCACCATTCGTGGTCGCGACCGGACGAATCCCATCCTGTTGTTCATCCACGGCGGTCCCGCCAATCCCACCATGCCGATCAGCTGGGCCTTCCAGCGGCCGTGGGAGGACTACTTCACGGTCGTGCAATGGGACCAGCGCGGGAGCGGCAAGAGCTCGTTTGCACCGGCAGACCAGGAACGCATGGCACCGACCATGACGCTGGACACGATCGTCACCGATGGCCTCGCGATCGTGGATCACCTGCGCCGTCGGCTGGGACAGGACAAGGTCATCGTGATGGGGTGGTCGTGGGGGACCGCCGTCGGCGCGCGCATGGCCCTGCGGGCACCGGAGAAGTTCCATGGCTACATCGGGCTCGGCCAAACAGTAAATGCAGCCGCCGAACGTGCGGCCTACGAGGGCGCGCTCGCCCGCGCGCGAAAGGCGGGAAATGCGGAGGCCGTGAAGGAACTCGAGGCACTCGAGCCCTATCCTGGTGAGCAAGGCGAGCGGATCCTGCCCGGCGCCGGCACGGTGCGAAAATGGGCACGCATGTACAACGGCGGATGGTACGGACGGACGGACCTTGCGTTGTACGACGCGTTAAACGAGTGGGCACCGGAGTACAGCGACGCCGAACTGGCCGCGCACGCGCAGGCCGGAAATTGGGCGCTGCCATTCCTGATCCGCAGCATGATGCAGCGAGACCTGCTCGTCGAAGGCGCGACCTTCCAAGTGCCGGTGCTGTTCCTCATGGGGCGCTGGGACCTGCACACCCCCCTTGAACCGGTGCAGGCGTACTACGAGCGCGTGACGGCACCATCAAAGAAGCTGGTAATCTTCGAGAAGAGTGGGCACTTCTCGATGTTCGAGGAGCCCGGTCGGCTGTTGGTCACCCTGGTCCAGGAAGTCCTCCCATGGGTGTCAGGGCGATGACTTGATCCGCGTTCTCGACCAGGTCGCACGCCGTGAGAGTCGAGTCGGACTTCGATCAACTGCCGCGTTCGTCCCCTCTTTCGCCGACCCGCTCCCAGCGGCCGAACTCAACCCCGGGCTGAAGTCCCTGCCCGGAAACGCTGGCGTCGCGCAGCTTGAAGCCGCGTTCACGTCCGCGCTCTCCGGAAAGCACCGTCCGTAGCCCCTGCTCAATGAGCTCACGGAGTGTGCAGTTGTCGCGCGCGGCGGCAGCCTTGGCGGCCTCCAGAAGTGCATCAGCAATCTCGATGGTAATCTTCATGGTGCGTAGCACTATCGTCCTGCTCGGGTGGGCGCGCAACCGGAAGCGTTGGCGTGGTGGCCCTGGGCGGGGCGACTCGTGCAGGGGGAGCCGGTGCGACTCCGCGCTGCGCGCTCGACCAGCGGTCGAAGGGCGCCGCCGAACGGATGCCATCGCTCGCATCATCTGACTATCCTCCGCGGTCCACTCCCCGGTTTCGCCATGGACCATATCGAAGCAGGCCGCTACTGGAACGACAACGCCGAGGTGTGGACGCAGCTCGCCCGCGGTGGGTACGACCTCTATCGCGACAAGCTGAACACGCCAGCGTTTCTGGCCTCACTCCCCGAGGTGCGCGGGCGAGAGGGGCTGGACCTGGGTTGCGGTGAGGGGCACAACACGCGCCTCCTCGCGGACCGCGGCGCGCGGATGACGGCGATCGACATTTCCGAGATCTTCATCTCACACGCACGTGCCGCCGAAGCGGCCCGGCCGCTCGGGATCACGTACCAGGTCGCAAGTGCTGTCGAACTCCCCTTCCCGGATGAGGCCTTCGACTTTGTCGTCGCCTTCATGAGCCTGATGGAGTTTCCGGAGACCGACCGCGCACTGGCCGAGGCGCGTCGCGTGCTCCGTCCGGGCGGGTTCCTGCAGTTCTCGATCGAGCACCCTTGCTTCTCCACGCCGCACCGCCGCCAGCTGCGTGACGCGAACGGCATGACCTACGCGATCGAGGTGGGCGGTTACTTCCAGCGCCCGCACGCCGCGATCGAGGAATGGATCTTTGGTGCGGCACCAGTCGAGGTGAAGGCAGGGATGCGCAAGTTCCGCATCCCGCGTTTCCCACGCCCGCTGCATGAGTGGGTCAACCTCCTGGTGGAGGGCGGCTTCACGATCGAACGGATGGAGGAGCCTGCGCCGAGTGCCGAGACGGTGCGCGAGGTACCCTACATACAGGATGCGTCGGTTGTGCCGTACTTTCTGCACATCAGGGTGCGCAGGGACGCCTGAAGGGCAAAGGGCCAGGGCGCAGCACGAGAGGCACGAGCAGCCCGGGCTGCACGGGTGGCACGGGACTCGTGCTGCTCAACTCCCGTGCGGCTCGTGCTGCGCCATTGCCGTATCTGCTCCAGATCACGGCGGTGGCCTGGCGCCCGAAGGCCGCCGCCTAACGAATCGGATTGATCGCGCGGATCCCGGCCCACGTGCCGCGGAAGGGGACCACGGCGGTGATATAGGTGAGCCAGGTTTCGTCCGTGGAACTCGCCAGTCCCCACGCGCCCTGGTCAGGGTCGGCGGAGAGGAACTGGCCTCGCAGGGTCGGCTGACCGGGGGCCGACACGTCGACCGCCACGAGCTGACTGGCCCCCGCCGAGAGATACACGAGCTGCCGGGCGGCATCGAAGTGGAGTTGGTTGGTGTGCCCGCCGCTGTTCAGCCAGATGTTGGAAGCGGACTCACAGGACCACGGATTCCACCAGCCCAGCAACCGTGGGGTCGACGGCGTGGTGACGTCCACGATCTCCAGGCCGCAGTAGTCCACCGCGAGGTAGGCGCGACCATTGGCGACCTGGACACTGTTGTAAGCCTGCGGCTTGTTGCGCACGCCAGGGTTGATGAACCGGCCCAGCTCCACCGGGGCCCCCAAGTCGGCGATGTCGACGATCCGGAGACCTCCGGCATCGTTAGCCACAAAAAGACGCGTGCCATCAACGGCGAGTCCCCGCGCATTGGGATGCTCCGTGGCCGATGGGTTCGGCTTGGGAAAGTTCGGATCCGGCAGGATGGTGGCCAGGAGCGGTGTGGTATCGCTGCGCGAGATATCAAAGGCCAGGACGCCATGTCGCTTGGCGGCCAAAAAGAGCCGACTCCCACTTGCCACGAGCGCCGTGGTGCCGCTCATGACCGTCGACGAGATCCACCGCGCCGTCACGCGCGGACTGGTGGGGTCCGAGACGTCGAGCGTGATGAGGCCGGTCCTCGACCCCTGGCTGCTGAAGAAGTCACCAATGCCGAGGTAGAGGACGGTGCCTCGCTGCAAGAGCGCGGTGGCGTGCAGTCCGCCGAGGGCGCTGATCCCGACCGTGGCCACTACGACCGGCGCGCTGGTCCCGTTGCGACGGAGCACGCTAAGGCCGCCCTCCTTGGTCGCCACGTAAAGGAACGTGAGTCCCCTAGCGTCAGGCGCGACGGCCAGGGGAAGTCCACCAGGGAGCGGCAACTCCCAACGCAGGGTCCCGGCGACCGGCGCGGGTGTTGGCGTCGAGGGTGCCGACGTGCCCGCCAGCTGGCATGCAGCGGCGAGCACGAGCCAGGCTACCGAACCCCACGATGTGCGACGACTTGGCATGCGGTCAGGGCGAGATACAAAATCGACGTCCAATGGGAGGTGACGTCACGGCGCCGCCTATATGACCTGCCCAAAGTCGACGCGCAGCTTCCACGGTCCTGACCGATCCGTGGCCCGCGCCGCGCCCACGCCGATCGCACCACCAAAGAACCGCAGCCCCACGGTGATCGATGTCCGGATGCCGTCGGTGGCGCGCGCCACGGGGACGACAACGCCGAGCGGCACGGATCCATCGACAGGTGGCGGCTGCTCAACGCGCGTCGCCAGGCGCCAGTTCGCCTGCTGCGCTCCCGTGCCGGACAGCTCCGTCACTGCGGCCTGCGCCCCGAAGGCGAGCGCCGGCGACAACCCCGGGAGCAGGAAGCGACCAAGGGGAATGGGTGCCTCGAGCACGGGGAGCCGGTACATGGTGAGGCCGCGCAGCATCGCCGCCCGGTCGCCGACAAACTCCTTGTAGCCGTATCCCTGCAGTCGCTGGTTTCGCCCGACCTCGAAGAGCTGCTGCGGAGGTACCGAATCGCCGAACAGGAGCCCAAGGTCGCCACGTGCGACGAGTGTGAGGCGCCCACGATTGCTCCGGGCCATCACCCGTGCGTCGAGGCGGGTGAAGCGCAGGTCGCCCACGCCATGCTCCACGTTGACCAACCCGCCGATGCCCGTCCGCATGAACTCGGCGTTCACGTCCGGATGAAACTCGAACGAGGCCCAGGTGCGCCACCAGGTGCCGGGGTCGACGCCGCGGTTGTCCCGGAATCCGGAATCGCCGCGAAACAACCCGCGTGACAGGTGAGGGACCACGTGCGCGTCGCGCACCGGGCCGGTCTCCATGCGCAGCGTGCCGAACGCCTGCCCAACGCGACGGTGCACACCAACCGCGGCCAACCGGCGGTCCACGTAGTCGTAGTCGTCCACGCCAAAGACCGCTCCGAGCGTCGAGCCACTGTCAAACGCGCTGCGGAAGTCGTTGGTGATGTCGAGCGACCGGCCGGCACGCACGAGCGTGGTCCACGCCCCGCGCTCCAGCTGTGCGGACGCGCGCCCCCGAACGACCTGCTCGCTCCACGCCCACCCCGCGGTGCCCTGTAGCACCAACCCCGGAAAGGCGTCTCGAAAGCGGTGTTGCACCCCCCATCCGGTGAACGCTCCCTCGATGCGATTCACGCGCAGGGCGTCCATCACGCGCGGCACCCGAAAGTCGGTACGCGGCGCCCCGGTGGGCCGCCACACGTCGGGCGCGAGGTCGTCGAAGTCATCGCTGTGGACGCCACTCGTGAGATCCCCCAGGTCCCGCCGCCACTCACGAAATGCAGCCAGAGACTCGGCAGCCACACGGGCCAGGCGATAGGGGGACGGCACCAGGGAGTCGACGCGCGCCACGATCACGGTGTCGTTGACCTGGTGCTGGCGGTAGCGCGAGACGATGCGAAAGATGTTGCGGGCATCAGTCGCCGCCGTCCACGCCGCCTGGGCTTCCCATCGCTGGTAGGTGGGCAACCAATAGCGTCCCTCGAACTCGCCGTTCTCCAGCTCAACGAACGCAATGGCCTGGAAGCCACTGAGGGCAAACGCGCGCAGTGCCAGGTTAGGGCGCGCTGGCCGCGGGGCGACGAAGTACCCTCGCATGCGTACCAACTGGTGGCGCGTCGCGTCCAGGTCCAGCTCCCCGCGAAAGACCACCGTGCGTGGGGGGAGGTCGGTGCGTGGTTCGACCGTAACTCGCACGATCGGCAGCTCCCGGTCGCCAACCCGCATCGTGATGACGGTGTCACCCCCGGAGAAGCGATACACGCGATCGCGATCCGCGGCGAGCGGATGGATCGCACTCATGGGTTCACGCTGCTGTCGGCGCACCGTGCGACGCGAGGTGTCGCGTCCGAACAGAATCGAGAGCCGGTTCCCGTAGAGGATCGGCACCGTCCAGGGCGACGTCATGAACCCCAGCGACGAGAACTGCAGCCCCAGCGATTGGGATCGGTACCCGATGACCCGTTGCTCAAAGTCGCCCGGTACCCGCCAGCGCACCTCGTTCTGCACCTGCTCCAGCGAGACGACTCCCTCCATTCCCTCTGCGCGACGACCGACGATCGCAATCTCGCTCTCGACGGTGGCCCGGTAGGCCGTGAGCCCGGCCGGAACGTCGCGATTGCGCCGTGACGCCTCCGCGACGAAAGCGCGAAGCTGTTCGCTGGTGTACGAACTGTCGGGCGTGATGGCGCCGAGCTGGGCGATGAGCAGGAACGCGAGCATGTCGAGCAGTACGCCTTGGGCGGGGGATGAGTTCCGGCGGTACGGTGGTCGAGCGGAAGCCCGGGCTCAACCCGACCCAGTCGTCGTCGGCCTCGCCGCCTCGTTAGCCGCGCCGTCGCAGGCGCCAGCCGACCAGCACGATAACGAAGACCAGGGCACCCCACTTCACCGCGGGATGCGACATCCAGTGCGCCACGGCCATGCCGCTTGCCGTGAACGCGAACACGCCCGGGACGATGCCAAGCGCCGTGGTCCACAGGAAACGTCCCGCCGGAATTCGCGCGATCCCGGCCGCATAGTTGACCAGGTGAAAGGCCACGATCGGGGTCAGGCGCAGGACGATGAGTTCCACGACCCCGGTTCCCTGGCCAAGGGCCGCAACCCTCTCCTGTCCCCGGGCCCCGAGCCAGCGCTGGCCAAAGCGCTTATGCAGCCATCCAGCCCCGCGAAAGGAGATCCAGGCGCCGCACATTGCGCCGCACCAGGTCACCGCCGAGCCAGTCCAGAGACCAAGCACGGCACCATTCAGCATCGCCGGCAGCTCGGCGGGGATCGGGACGACGGCACTCACCGTCATCAGTACCAGGCAGGCCGGGATGGCGAGCCAGCCGAGTTCCTGCAGGAGGGTGATGAGGGCGTCCGGGGACGGCAGGCTCATGGAGGCGGAGGGGCGATGCCGAGGAGGACGAGGATGGCGAACGATCAACAAAAAAGGCGAAGCACGAGAAGCACGGGCGGCCCGGGCAGCACGCGCGGCACGACGGTGGGCCGCGCGTGCCTCGCTCGTGCTTCCCGGGATGCGTGCGGCGCGTGCTGCTCGTGCTGCTCGTGCTGCACGTGCTTCATCTGTTTGCAGTCCCCGCTACTCTTCCGTCGTCGCCCCCCGCGATCCTTCGATGAAACTCGCGATGTCCCGCTTGAGCTGCCGCAGCAGGGGCGGGACGATGTACATCATGTGGCCACCCTCGTAATACGTCAGCTTCACGCGATCCTTGTACGTCTGCTCGTAGCCGAGGTGATCGAACGTGTACTCCGTCCCACCGAACGGCGTGGCAAAGTCGTAGTACCCGTTCGCGACCAGCACCTTGAGGTACGGGTTCTTCGCCATCGTCGCGCGCAACGACTCGACGAGGTTCAGGTACCGGTTCTGGAACGGCATGTAACTCCACGGTTGAACCTGTCCGCTCGTGAAGTACGGCAGCTCGGTGGTGTACCCGAGGTCGCGCCGGACGTAGTCGAGAAACAGAGCCGTGTACGGCCCGCTCAGGGCATGGTTCGACGGGTCAAACTCCTGCGTCTCGCCAGCGTCATCGGCGTCCAGCGCCGTGTAGCGACCGTCGAGGCGCCCGATCATCAGCCCGCGGTCGCGCAACAACTCCTTGCGAAAGCGCTGGTCCGAGACACGCAGGTTGGCCTGCTCAATGAACTCCACCGACAGGCCGCTGTACCGCGCGACCTTCTGCGCCACGGCACGCCGCTCCTGCGTCGTTAGGCGGTTCCCCTTTACCAGGGATGCCAGGTACTCCCCAAAGGCGAACTGCCGGCTCTCGTCCACGGCCTTCGCCAAGGGCATCGCCTGCAAGTCTGCCGGGAGCTTCTTATGATACCACGCGCTCGCGGTGAACGACGGGAGGAAGTTGGCGTACGGGTAGTCGTTCCCGGCGACGTACCCTTTGGTCTGGTAGTCGAGGATCGAGGAGACGAGGACGATCCCGTTGAGCTCGATCCCATGCCGGTTCTGCAACTCCTCCGCGACCCCGGCGGAGCGCATGGTGCCGTAACTCTCCCCGAGCAGGAATTTCGGTGAGCGCCAGCGATCAAACCGCACGAGCCAGGTGCGAATGAACGCCGAGACACTCTCGATGTCACCGCGCACGCCGGTGAACTGGCTCGCCGGCTCGCCTTCCGCGGGGCGACTGAATCCGGTGTTGATCGGGTCGATCATGACGATGTCGGTCACGTCGAGCGGCGACTGGTCGTTGTCCACCAGTTGGTAGGGCGGCGCTGGCTGGAAACCATCGGCCGCCATTTGCACGCGCTTGGGGCCCATGAGCCCCATGTGCAGCCAGATCCCAGGGGACCCGGGACCGCCGTTGTAGGTGAAGGTGACGGGCCGCGTCTTCGGGTCCATCCCCTCACGGGTGTAGGCGACGAAGAAGAAGTGACCCCGCGCCTTGCCGTTTGGATGACGGAGCGTCAACCTCCCGGTGGTGGAGCGGTACTTCACCTCGGTGCCGCCGATGGTGACGGACCCGACGTTGCTCGAGAACCGGTCGTCGCTGGAGGCCGCCGCGGCCTCCAGCGCCGGGGCAGCGGTGGCCGTAGAAGGACGTGCCTGCGCCGACAAGGCCAGGACGGGGGACAACAACACCAGGAGGGAGGCGCGCATGGCTCTTTCGCGTTGGCGTGAACTGGTGGGGCGTCGGAAAGGAAACGCCGGGCGTCGACTCCTGCTACCGGCCGCGGCGATCTCGGCCGTGATCCTCGTGGCATCGGTGGCGGCGAGCGAGGCCCGCGTGGCCGCCCCGATCCCGGAGCGCCTGAGCGATGCCGAGTTCTGGGCATTGAGTAGCGACCTGTCGGAACCTGCCGGGTACTTCCGCTCCGACAACCTCGTGGGGAACGAGGTCACGATGCAGCACCCCATTCCCGCATTGGTGGACGCGACCCCGCGGGGTGGCGTGTACCTCGGCGTCGGTCCAGACCAGAACTTCACCTATATCGCGGCGATGAAGCCGAAGATCGCGTTCGTGGTGGACATCCGCCGCCTGAACGTGATGCAGCACCTCTACTACAAGTCGTTGTTCGAGTTGAGCGCAACACGCGCGGACTACCTCTCGCGCCTCTTCGCGCGCCCCCGTCCGTCCGGCCTGGATACCACCACGTCGATCGAGGCGATGATGCTCGCCTATCAACAGGTGCCGGCTGATTCGGGCCTGTACCTGCTTACGATGCAGGAGCTGCGGGAGCACTTGCGTACCACGCACGCGTTTCCCATGACCGATGCGGAGTACGCCGGCATCGAGTATGTGGCGACCGCGTTCTACACGGCGGGGCCGGAGCTGACCTACAACTTTGGTTCGGGTCGAGGGGGGCGTGGCTTTGGCGGCGGTCGCTACATGCCTACATATGGGCAGATGATGGCTGAGACCGATGCGCAGGGAGTGCCGCGGAGCTACCTGGGGAGCGAGGAGAACTATCGCACCGTGCGCGAGATGCAACGCCGGAACTTGATCGTGCCGGTCACCGGAGACTTCGCCGGGCCCAAGGCGTTGCGCGCCGTCGGCAACTGGGTGCGTGCCCACGACGCGACGATCTCGGCGTTCTACACAAGCAATGTGGAGCAGTACCTCTTCCAGTCCGACGTGAACTGGCGCGCCTTCTTCTCGAACGTGGCGACCTTGCCGTTGACCCCACAGAGCACCTTCATCCGGGCGTTGTTCAACATGGGGGGATACGGCCCGTCGCCCGGACCACGCTCCGTGACGATGCTCTGCCCGATCGAGCGTCATGTGGCGGCGTACCATGCGGGGACGCTGTCGTCGTACTATGACGTGGCGGGGTGCCCGGCGCGGTAAGGGCGAACTGCCACGGCGAAGCACGAGGGGTACGGGCAGCCCGAGTAGCACGAGCAGCACGGGACGCGTGCTGCTCAGGCCCCGTGCTGCCCGTGCTGCATCGGTTCGCTCTTGGCCGGTTCGTTCCTACTTCCGAAGTACCACCGCATCAATCACGTGCACCATCCCGTTTGACCCGCGGACCGAGGCGAGGATCTTCGCGTCGTCGATGTAGGTGTCCTCGCCCTTCTTGCTGATCGTTGCCTGGCCGCCATCGGCCATCCCGAGGACGAGGCCGTCCGTGAGCTGGGCAAGCTCGAAGGCTGACACGGTGACGTGATGGTGCAGGATGTTGCGGAGCTTGTCTTCGTTCTCAGGCTTGAGCAGATCTTCTACCGTTCCCTTGGGGAGCTTGTCGAACGCCGCGTTGGTCGGCGCGAACACGGTAAACGGGCCCGCATTGGAGAGCGCGTCGACCAGCTTCGCGGCCTGAACCGCAGCGACCAGGGTCGTGTGGTCCTTGGAGCCTACCGCAATCTTCACAACATCCGGCTGCGACTCGCTGTCCTTCACACCTGACTGTCCGGTGAGTTGGGACGGGTCCGCCCCGGCGGCGGCACCCTGCTGTTCGGCGGGCTGGCATGCCACCAGGGCGACCAACACGGTTCCAATGAATGCACGCATTGCGAGATCCTCTCTCCACAA is drawn from Gemmatimonadota bacterium and contains these coding sequences:
- a CDS encoding alpha/beta hydrolase; the protein is MKHATGVLHAIVLGLLVGGCTPDVSERTAVVARVADLVKNTNPEGIDTLEVVTIGGTRQAITIRGRDRTNPILLFIHGGPANPTMPISWAFQRPWEDYFTVVQWDQRGSGKSSFAPADQERMAPTMTLDTIVTDGLAIVDHLRRRLGQDKVIVMGWSWGTAVGARMALRAPEKFHGYIGLGQTVNAAAERAAYEGALARARKAGNAEAVKELEALEPYPGEQGERILPGAGTVRKWARMYNGGWYGRTDLALYDALNEWAPEYSDAELAAHAQAGNWALPFLIRSMMQRDLLVEGATFQVPVLFLMGRWDLHTPLEPVQAYYERVTAPSKKLVIFEKSGHFSMFEEPGRLLVTLVQEVLPWVSGR
- a CDS encoding DUF2191 domain-containing protein — translated: MLRTMKITIEIADALLEAAKAAAARDNCTLRELIEQGLRTVLSGERGRERGFKLRDASVSGQGLQPGVEFGRWERVGERGDERGS
- a CDS encoding methyltransferase domain-containing protein, whose product is MDHIEAGRYWNDNAEVWTQLARGGYDLYRDKLNTPAFLASLPEVRGREGLDLGCGEGHNTRLLADRGARMTAIDISEIFISHARAAEAARPLGITYQVASAVELPFPDEAFDFVVAFMSLMEFPETDRALAEARRVLRPGGFLQFSIEHPCFSTPHRRQLRDANGMTYAIEVGGYFQRPHAAIEEWIFGAAPVEVKAGMRKFRIPRFPRPLHEWVNLLVEGGFTIERMEEPAPSAETVREVPYIQDASVVPYFLHIRVRRDA
- a CDS encoding TVP38/TMEM64 family protein, translated to MSLPSPDALITLLQELGWLAIPACLVLMTVSAVVPIPAELPAMLNGAVLGLWTGSAVTWCGAMCGAWISFRGAGWLHKRFGQRWLGARGQERVAALGQGTGVVELIVLRLTPIVAFHLVNYAAGIARIPAGRFLWTTALGIVPGVFAFTASGMAVAHWMSHPAVKWGALVFVIVLVGWRLRRRG
- a CDS encoding peptidase S10, which produces MRASLLVLLSPVLALSAQARPSTATAAPALEAAAASSDDRFSSNVGSVTIGGTEVKYRSTTGRLTLRHPNGKARGHFFFVAYTREGMDPKTRPVTFTYNGGPGSPGIWLHMGLMGPKRVQMAADGFQPAPPYQLVDNDQSPLDVTDIVMIDPINTGFSRPAEGEPASQFTGVRGDIESVSAFIRTWLVRFDRWRSPKFLLGESYGTMRSAGVAEELQNRHGIELNGIVLVSSILDYQTKGYVAGNDYPYANFLPSFTASAWYHKKLPADLQAMPLAKAVDESRQFAFGEYLASLVKGNRLTTQERRAVAQKVARYSGLSVEFIEQANLRVSDQRFRKELLRDRGLMIGRLDGRYTALDADDAGETQEFDPSNHALSGPYTALFLDYVRRDLGYTTELPYFTSGQVQPWSYMPFQNRYLNLVESLRATMAKNPYLKVLVANGYYDFATPFGGTEYTFDHLGYEQTYKDRVKLTYYEGGHMMYIVPPLLRQLKRDIASFIEGSRGATTEE
- a CDS encoding fasciclin domain-containing protein; this translates as MRAFIGTVLVALVACQPAEQQGAAAGADPSQLTGQSGVKDSESQPDVVKIAVGSKDHTTLVAAVQAAKLVDALSNAGPFTVFAPTNAAFDKLPKGTVEDLLKPENEDKLRNILHHHVTVSAFELAQLTDGLVLGMADGGQATISKKGEDTYIDDAKILASVRGSNGMVHVIDAVVLRK